A genomic stretch from Gopherus flavomarginatus isolate rGopFla2 chromosome 3, rGopFla2.mat.asm, whole genome shotgun sequence includes:
- the SUB1 gene encoding activated RNA polymerase II transcriptional coactivator p15 has product MPKSKELVSSSSSASDSDSEVDKKAKRKKQVAPEKPVKKQKTGESSKGAASSKQSSNRDENMFQIGKMRYVSVRDFKGKVLIDIREYWMDQEGEMKPGRKGISLNPEQWNQLKEQISDIDDAVRKL; this is encoded by the exons ATGCCTAAATCAAAGGAACTTGTGTCTTCAAGCTCATCTGCCAGTGATTCAGATAGTGAAGTTGACAAAAAG GCAAAGAGGAAAAAGCAAGTAGCTCCAGAAAAGCCTGTAAAGAAACAAAAGACTGGTGAAAGTTCTAAAGGTGCAGCTTCCTCTAAGCAAAGCAGCAACAGAGATGAGAATATGTTCCAG ATTGGCAAAATGAGGTATGTCAGTGTTCGTGACTTTAAAGGGAAAGTCCTAATTGATATTAGAGAATACTGGATGGATCAAGAAGGTGAAATGAAACCTGGCAGAAAAG GTATTTCTTTAAATCCAGAACAGTGGAATCAGCTGAAGGAACAGATTTCCGATATTGATGATGCAGTAAGAAAACTGTAA